The Candidatus Hydrogenedentota bacterium genome has a segment encoding these proteins:
- a CDS encoding phosphoribosylformylglycinamidine synthase subunit PurQ, with the protein MSINALILTGFGINCDHETALAFEMAGATARRVHLNDLAEDPARLEDFQILAIPGGFSFGDDVASGRILANRLRYRLGGPLKDFLGAGKLAIGICNGFQVMVKMGLLPLFDGEFTQEVTLTHNDSARFDNRWVRLQAVANTRCVWTKGIETLEVPVRHGEGKFIPRDDAVLQRLRDQGQVVLRFANADGSPAGGAFPANPNGSTDDIAGICDPTGRVFGLMPHPEAFLHRTNHPRWTREALPEEGAGLQLFRNAVDFAGQKRLQPA; encoded by the coding sequence GTGTCCATAAACGCCCTCATCCTCACCGGTTTCGGCATCAACTGCGATCATGAAACCGCGCTGGCCTTCGAAATGGCCGGCGCCACGGCCCGCCGCGTTCACCTGAACGATCTGGCGGAGGATCCCGCGCGTCTCGAGGATTTCCAGATCCTGGCGATCCCCGGCGGCTTTTCCTTCGGGGACGACGTGGCCTCCGGCCGTATCCTGGCGAATCGCCTGCGCTACCGGCTCGGCGGCCCCCTGAAGGACTTTCTCGGAGCGGGCAAGCTGGCCATCGGCATCTGCAACGGTTTCCAGGTCATGGTGAAGATGGGCCTCCTGCCGCTCTTCGACGGCGAATTCACCCAGGAAGTCACCCTGACCCACAACGATTCCGCCCGATTTGACAACCGCTGGGTGCGCCTGCAAGCGGTCGCGAACACGCGCTGCGTCTGGACGAAGGGAATCGAGACCCTGGAAGTCCCGGTGCGCCACGGGGAGGGCAAGTTCATCCCGCGCGACGACGCCGTTCTCCAACGCCTGCGGGATCAGGGCCAGGTGGTGCTGCGCTTCGCCAACGCCGACGGATCCCCGGCGGGCGGGGCCTTTCCGGCCAACCCCAATGGTTCCACGGACGATATCGCGGGTATCTGCGACCCGACGGGGCGGGTATTCGGCCTGATGCCGCATCCGGAAGCGTTTCTGCACCGCACGAACCACCCCCGCTGGACGCGCGAGGCGCTGCCGGAGGAGGGCGCGGGGCTCCAATTGTTCCGGAACGCCGTCGATTTCGCCGGGCAGAAGCGGCTTCAGCCCGCCTGA
- a CDS encoding ribonuclease D has translation MTRFEAEPAVAIDLEANSLFAYREQVCLLQFSIADRDYIVDPLAGLNLDRLGDLLANPAVEKVFHASEYDMMLLKRDHDWTIVNLFDTMWAARILGYKNMGLAWFLQEFYGVELSKKHQKANWALRPLTPDMLAYAQADTHYLLRLRDELHGRLEEAGRLDEASEIFAEQCRVRLPDQTFDPDGFWGLRGARHLTPAQLATLQALYLFRDEEGRRRDLPVFKVLNNEALLNMAREAPKTRKALAAIHGVGPRNADRYGDQLLRIIREARKAPPPELPARKKRQDQGIIDRFERLSQWRKERAVARGVESDVILSRETMWSIARSNPDSLDALARVDGMGPQRMNQHGEQILSELNEEMADPVPQPMEGA, from the coding sequence GTGACACGCTTTGAAGCAGAACCCGCGGTCGCGATCGACTTGGAGGCCAACAGCCTCTTCGCCTATCGGGAGCAAGTGTGCCTGCTCCAATTCTCCATAGCGGACCGGGACTATATTGTGGACCCGCTGGCGGGCCTGAACCTCGATCGCCTCGGCGACCTCCTCGCCAATCCCGCCGTCGAAAAGGTGTTTCACGCCTCCGAGTACGACATGATGCTGCTGAAGCGGGATCATGACTGGACAATCGTGAATCTCTTCGACACCATGTGGGCCGCCCGGATTCTGGGCTACAAGAACATGGGGCTCGCCTGGTTCCTGCAGGAATTCTACGGCGTAGAGCTGAGCAAGAAACACCAGAAGGCCAACTGGGCCCTCCGCCCGCTGACCCCGGACATGCTGGCCTACGCCCAGGCCGACACCCACTACCTGCTCCGCTTGCGCGATGAGCTCCACGGGCGGCTCGAAGAAGCGGGACGCCTCGACGAGGCCAGCGAGATCTTCGCCGAGCAGTGCCGCGTGCGGCTGCCGGACCAGACCTTCGACCCCGATGGATTCTGGGGCCTCCGGGGAGCCCGGCATCTTACCCCCGCCCAACTGGCGACCTTGCAGGCGCTCTACCTCTTTCGGGACGAGGAAGGGCGGCGCCGGGACCTCCCGGTTTTCAAGGTGTTGAACAACGAAGCCCTCTTGAACATGGCCCGGGAGGCCCCGAAAACCCGAAAGGCGCTCGCCGCGATCCACGGCGTGGGCCCGCGCAATGCCGACCGCTACGGCGATCAGCTGCTCCGGATCATCCGCGAGGCGCGCAAGGCCCCGCCGCCCGAACTGCCCGCGCGCAAGAAACGCCAGGATCAGGGCATCATCGATCGATTCGAGCGCCTCTCCCAGTGGCGCAAGGAGCGGGCCGTCGCGCGCGGAGTCGAATCCGACGTCATCCTTTCGCGGGAGACGATGTGGAGCATCGCGCGGTCCAATCCGGACTCGCTGGACGCCCTGGCCCGCGTCGACGGCATGGGCCCCCAGCGCATGAACCAGCACGGGGAACAGATCCTATCGGAACTGAACGAGGAGATGGCGGATCCCGTGCCTCAGCCCATGGAAGGCGCCTGA
- a CDS encoding 6-phosphofructokinase produces MSQIEGKALVAQGGGPTAVINQSVVGAVLEARKFPHVTHVYGALHGVNGIINENFLDLTEATTHNLEIVANTPSSGLLSTRDKPDVAYCKKIFEICKIHGIRFFMYCGGNDSADTCRIVNEEADKAGYELRVIHIPKTIDNDLLVTDHCPGFGSAARYVAQAFAGVNLDNRALPGVYIGVVMGRHAGFLTAASCLARKYPDDGPHLIYVPERPLSKKQFVDDVAAAYKKYGRCVVAVSEGVVDAKGRPIAEQFTGGEKDAHGNVQLSGTGALGDLLSSWVKEGTKISRVRADTLGYIQRSFLGCVSESDKREAREVGEKAAQFAIWHNLDGSVAMRRVGDYAIEYFLTPLETVARKSREMPAKFINKQGNYVTDAFRAYVAPLVGDLPHVERIHAPRVAKIANKGK; encoded by the coding sequence ATGTCCCAGATCGAAGGGAAGGCCCTGGTCGCACAGGGCGGCGGCCCCACGGCCGTCATCAACCAGAGCGTCGTGGGCGCCGTCCTCGAAGCGCGCAAATTCCCGCACGTGACCCACGTCTACGGCGCGCTCCACGGGGTCAACGGCATCATCAACGAGAACTTCCTCGACCTCACCGAGGCCACGACCCACAACCTCGAAATCGTCGCCAACACCCCCAGCTCCGGACTCCTTTCCACGCGCGATAAACCGGACGTCGCCTACTGCAAAAAGATCTTCGAAATCTGCAAAATACACGGCATCCGATTCTTCATGTACTGCGGCGGCAACGACAGCGCCGACACCTGCCGCATCGTGAACGAGGAAGCCGACAAGGCCGGCTACGAGCTCCGCGTCATCCACATCCCCAAGACCATCGACAACGACCTCCTCGTCACCGACCACTGCCCCGGATTCGGCTCCGCCGCCCGCTACGTCGCCCAGGCCTTCGCCGGCGTAAACCTCGACAACCGCGCCCTCCCCGGCGTATACATCGGCGTCGTCATGGGCCGCCACGCCGGCTTCCTCACCGCCGCCTCCTGCCTCGCCCGCAAATATCCCGACGACGGCCCCCACCTCATCTACGTCCCCGAGCGCCCGCTCAGCAAGAAGCAGTTCGTCGATGACGTCGCCGCCGCCTACAAGAAATACGGCCGCTGTGTCGTCGCCGTCTCCGAAGGCGTCGTCGACGCCAAAGGCCGCCCGATCGCCGAGCAATTCACCGGCGGCGAAAAAGACGCCCACGGCAACGTCCAGCTCTCCGGCACCGGGGCCCTCGGCGATCTGCTCAGCTCCTGGGTCAAGGAAGGCACCAAGATCTCCCGCGTCCGCGCCGATACCCTCGGCTACATCCAGCGGAGCTTCCTCGGCTGCGTCAGCGAATCCGACAAACGCGAAGCCCGCGAAGTCGGCGAAAAGGCCGCCCAGTTCGCCATCTGGCACAACCTCGACGGCTCCGTCGCCATGCGCCGCGTCGGCGACTACGCCATCGAATATTTCCTCACCCCCCTCGAAACCGTCGCCCGCAAGAGCCGCGAAATGCCCGCCAAGTTCATCAACAAGCAAGGCAACTACGTCACCGACGCCTTCCGCGCCTACGTTGCGCCCCTCGTCGGCGACCTGCCCCACGTCGAACGCATCCACGCCCCCCGCGTCGCCAAGATCGCCAA
- a CDS encoding VOC family protein — protein MDNIGIIVDDLDAMVAFFLELGLELEGKASVEGDWVDRLVALRGVRCDIAMLRTPDGHGRIELSSFQKPKAHPADPHAPVNTLGLRRLMFAVTDIDEVLGRLRKHGAELMGEMVQYEDHYRLCYLRGPEGIMIALAQPLRE, from the coding sequence ATGGACAATATCGGCATTATTGTCGACGACCTCGACGCCATGGTCGCTTTCTTCCTTGAGCTCGGCCTGGAGCTGGAAGGCAAGGCTAGCGTTGAGGGCGATTGGGTCGATCGGCTCGTTGCGCTCAGGGGCGTCCGGTGTGATATCGCCATGCTGCGGACGCCGGATGGCCATGGCCGGATCGAGCTGAGCAGCTTTCAGAAGCCGAAGGCGCACCCCGCGGATCCGCATGCGCCGGTGAACACGCTCGGTCTACGCCGCCTGATGTTCGCCGTAACGGATATCGACGAGGTCCTGGGCCGCCTGCGGAAGCATGGAGCCGAACTCATGGGCGAGATGGTGCAATACGAGGACCACTACCGCCTCTGCTATCTGCGTGGCCCCGAAGGCATTATGATCGCGCTGGCGCAACCCCTGCGAGAGTGA
- a CDS encoding PAS domain S-box protein, translated as MNQNLDEAATPDAALPRLARVVQIENRLLLIRYALVGVYIILNRFDLEGALNRNALLLFIATLVAHNILVHAISASGRVAWYLGNGNTLAHLASTTAVVALTGGESSPFCLLYFLILLAQVLYAPHFRRTYTVLLLCAVAFSAAVIVRYFTIGAVPQLLPLCIVYLALSLCYQLIQSLANLLYTIELGLQNRAQELASSKATLRTILDAADGPIIVYDDNEFITEVNIRACEFLQCPRESLLGTRFRQYLFDDGTLPHKLATLKSRGEYQGEAIAVLPEGDELNVTVSVRSYIREGRRFFVALLHDITEQKHLQEATRTANLELEKINRELQQVDTLRNEFYATVSQRLRSPLSAILGYTDLLLNEELGELNSGQRKALQTCRRSVARVFGLVDEVFEARSASSDRDPVHPAPVAARPGRHQPPP; from the coding sequence TTGAACCAAAACCTTGACGAAGCCGCAACGCCCGACGCGGCCCTGCCCCGCCTGGCCCGGGTGGTCCAAATCGAGAACAGGCTGCTCCTCATCCGCTATGCGCTGGTGGGCGTCTATATAATTCTGAACCGATTCGATCTGGAGGGAGCCCTCAACCGGAACGCGCTCCTGCTCTTCATCGCCACCCTCGTGGCCCACAACATCCTCGTCCATGCGATTTCGGCCTCGGGGCGCGTCGCCTGGTACCTGGGCAACGGCAACACCCTCGCGCACCTGGCCTCCACCACCGCCGTCGTCGCCCTCACCGGCGGCGAGTCCAGCCCCTTCTGCCTGCTGTATTTTCTCATTCTACTGGCGCAAGTCCTGTACGCCCCCCACTTCCGCCGAACCTACACCGTGCTCCTGCTTTGCGCCGTGGCGTTCAGCGCGGCGGTGATCGTCCGATATTTCACGATCGGGGCCGTGCCCCAACTCCTCCCGCTCTGCATCGTCTACCTCGCCCTCTCCCTCTGCTACCAGCTCATACAGAGCCTCGCCAACCTCCTCTACACGATCGAATTGGGCCTGCAAAACCGCGCCCAGGAACTCGCCTCCTCCAAAGCCACCCTGCGCACCATCCTCGACGCCGCCGACGGCCCCATCATCGTCTACGACGACAACGAATTCATCACCGAGGTGAATATACGCGCCTGCGAATTCCTCCAGTGCCCCCGCGAGTCCCTGCTGGGAACCCGATTCCGCCAGTACCTCTTCGACGACGGAACCCTCCCCCACAAACTCGCCACACTCAAGTCCCGAGGCGAATACCAGGGCGAAGCCATCGCCGTCCTGCCGGAGGGCGACGAGCTCAACGTCACCGTGTCCGTTCGAAGCTACATCCGGGAAGGCCGCCGCTTCTTCGTCGCCCTCCTGCACGACATTACGGAACAAAAGCACCTCCAGGAGGCCACCCGGACCGCCAACCTGGAGCTCGAAAAAATCAACCGCGAACTCCAGCAGGTCGACACCCTGCGCAACGAATTCTACGCCACCGTGTCCCAGCGCCTGCGCTCGCCCCTCTCCGCCATCCTCGGCTATACCGACCTCCTCCTGAACGAAGAGCTCGGCGAACTCAACTCCGGCCAGCGCAAAGCCCTCCAGACCTGTCGCCGGAGCGTCGCCCGCGTCTTCGGGCTCGTGGACGAAGTCTTCGAGGCGCGCTCCGCATCAAGCGACCGCGATCCCGTCCATCCCGCGCCCGTAGCCGCCCGCCCGGGGCGCCACCAGCCGCCGCCCTGA